The stretch of DNA TTTGGGTGGTTGGGTGGGACCGGCTGGCTTTTAGTCCTTTTAGTCCCAAATAAGCACCTCATTTAGGGACTTTTTTTAGCACCACAAATAGAGACTTTTAGTCCCTCctgtttaggattttagggACTAATAAGGATTAAAATGGAGGGACTAAACAGGAACCAAACAGGGCCTTAACTTAGAAATAccacaataaaattaaactaaacaatAAGAACAATTCTATCCTTCTTGCATTACAAAAAATACCATAAACCATGGAAAAGTATGACACATATTTCTGTCAACTGCACCAAAACATGCTCTGCCATCAACAGCAAGGTGCCTATGGATTATACCTGCAAAGAAAAGGAGGCAATATGTGCAGGACAAAAATTCCCAGTGTGCATATTTGAAAAGTGTGGATCACACTTTCTGATTTTCTTTCCTTGTGAATCTAAGATGGCTATTTTTGAGTTTGTTGAGGCATCAGGTATGTACTAGACTCCAATCATGTGTAATCTCTTTGCTGATTGATTTGTTCAGTTTTTTCCTGGTTCCATACTAGCCATGAACAAACATTCCCCTTAGTGtttccatatttttgtttccaaaGTTTGTTGAGGGCATAGCAATGTGTGATAGGAGAGAATActattgtattattttttaaaaaaaacttggataTTAGGAAAGgacctaatatcaattaaatagataGAAATGAGGCTTCGAACCCAGACCGGCTAGCTCACCACCTTGTGGAGCTAGCTGGAAGACCCTTGGGCGTTTCTCACTATTGTATTATTTAGGCTTGTTTGATCCTGTATGCACAATTATATTGCAAGCTTGTCATTGAACCATCCAGAAACTGATCATCATGGCATCCAAGATCATCATGGTACAACCCTAATGTGGATACCACTCTTCAATGCATGCTTGCTCTATCCTGTTGGAATGTCTATGGCCAAGTCACCCTGCTGCACACCATTCTGAACTGGCTCAGGGATGAGCTCTACAAGCTGTGAATTCTGCTCTATTTCTCCTACTGCGTAATCCATCGATCTCTGTACTGTTGTTTAAcattgttgtatatttgtagtcAGACCAGTTAGATTCTCTAGGCAATGCTAGCCCTTCTCCAGAAATGGTAGTGTTGTTCAAACAAGCGGTTGACCCACTGACATATCCTCCATAGTTGAGATTACAATCCTCATCTAAAATGTTATCAGAAAAGCTCATGTCCTCAAAGCTATAGGATTCAAAATCATGCAAAAATCCTAAATCTTCCCCATCTGTTTTACAATTATTTCCTTCATTGCTTAGATTTGTACTCCCAGGTACATTATTGTTGAAGGAATTTGCCTCTTGAATCGTAAGCTGTTCTAAATTGGAAACTGACCTCACCAACTCTTTTCCGGCTGCATTGCTTCTGGTGCTAGTAGATGACTCATTTTCCCATGACATATCCATTTTCTTCTCACCGATGTTTGAATTGGGCAAGACCACAATCTCGGATCTGCCATTGCGGTTTGATATCCAGTGGACTCTCTTCTTAAGGTGCCTCCAATAGTTCTTGATCTCAATGCTGCTTCTTCTGGGAAGATATTCAGCTATAATGGACCATCTGCAGTCGAAAGAATCGCCCAGCAAAAAACTTATTAAGTACAATATTGtcgataaatgataaattagtTTTGCAGTCTTGCTCTATGTTTTCAACCAAGGATATAGCGTATCATGTTAGATTGACGCCTACTAGTAGCCACTTTATGAAGTAATTGATAATGCAAATACAAAATTAGATACAATGAGTCTTATGTTTCTTCATGTTTAACACAAACAAAGGAATATAACAATGCACAAGACACTTGATAGTTAAGTTGGTCCAAACACAAGTAGCTCAGTGTCAGATGGAAGATCACTTCTGTCTtggataaaaacaaataaacctTATAGAATAAACAACAAGCATTAGTATAATGGTATTAGCATAAAATGGGATTCCACGAAATAACATTTGGTATATTGAGACAATCTCTTGTAGGTTCTAAACAGTTGTcgtatttttaatttacatggTTCATTCATATTGACATTTGATGCCAAATGGCaccatagaaatattttagagCAGAGCATAGCAGGTTTGAAATGCATAAGCATGtcttttgtttgcaaaacAGAAGATGTTTACAAATGTGTAagcatgttttttctttgctaaACAGAAGATGCTTACAGATACATGTAGCCTTGtacttttcttccttttcaaCTAAATTTGTTTGTCAGTTATGCAACATGACAGAAATACCATCTTTATAGAATCATACCACTGCCTTATGAAAAACAGACAAATCAACGAGGACACTTGTCCATGGTGACAATTAAAGTGCATGCAAAACACAAACAATATTTGTACTGAAGTGAATTACCTGTTTCCAATAGCTTGCTGCAGACTAGCAATggtgtcgtcctcctccttggTGAAATTTCCTCTACCACTCTTATCCCTTAAGTAGTCATTCCACCTTGAGTTGCAGCTCTTGGCAGACCTCATTAGCCCTTCAAAGATAAAACACAAAATAAGTGAATCAAGATGAGAAGTAGTAAAAACTTACAGAATACCTTGattaaaagaaactaaaaaaacaattttagatGAATCAACAAGGAAGATGTACCTACTTGTTTAGGGAGAGATCCCCAATTCCAGGTTCCTTCTTCATTCTCCTGGATGAAGCGTATCAACTTATCATCTTCTTCTGAGGTCCATTTCAATCTTTTGCTACCACTTTCCATCTCCCTGATTTTTGTGGAGAACCAAGTTTGCACTTTGCTTAGGAAGATGTGTGGGGTTTGTGTGCGTGTGTTCAAGAGGTTCATCAGGCCAAGGATTTATAGTGCCAGTGGGTTAGAGGTTTGCAAGCTAGCTGTCCCACACAAACAGACTGAGACAAATCAAGAGATAGAAAGATAAACACTTTTCCTCACATTGCttaactttatttatgcaCATATTTGTAGTTTGTGTTACTAGAATATCATCAACCATGGTATAGAATGTTAAGAGAGTCATGCATGTGAGGTAAATCAGGGTGGGTGTCCTCCTCCATATCTCGCTCGCATTTGGACTAATGGCTTAAACCGTTTAGAAAAAGTTCCTGGTAGCCAAGTTTTACAAGGatatataactaatttatGACACGCAATAGAATTCATATTTTTGATGAATTAGAAACAGTTTTTTGTAGCAAACacttaatataataaaatctgACCATGCTCTAAAACTTTTCTGGATCTGCCACTTTGGACGCGATATTTGCGCATCAAATCAAAATGTGtttctttgtgtgtgtgtgtgtgtgtgtgtggtgggGGGCGGGGGGTCTAATGGAATGAACATGATTTTGTGCAGCCAGGAGGGTGCATTGCTTCAGGATTTTAATAACATATTAGCTGAAAAAGTTGTTAAGGAGTTCTGGGAAATGCATATGCACAAGTCTGGAAGTAATACATGTAAGGTTAAAGTGGTGATAGATGTAAATAATCACAACTCATGGACTTCTCCAATCTTTTGAAGTACATTTTTGTGCACAGAAAAGACATGTTTCACACTTACATCATCATCACTAGGGTAAAGCCTAACCACCAAAAGGATCCCCAATTTTACATGTTACAACAGTAGGacattttagttgttttacAGTTGCATGTTTTCATGTTCAAGCATGTTTGAAAATATACAAATAACATGAAAGGTATAATCTACAAGAGGCTGAACTAATGCTTAATACTTGAGGAAGGTGTTTGGATTAACTCATTTTGTTGGAATTTCAGAACTGTCAAAGAGGTTGATGCCTCCTTGATAAGCATCTCTACAAGAGAGccaatcataaatataattaaaccCTACTAAAAGAGATATTGTTCATACAAGGTGAGTGCTCATCTTATTGCATTTTAAAAAGTGTATTAGTTCATAGTGAGTGATGTTTTACTAACATTCCTTATATGACAAATGATGTAGTACAAGATTAATATTGTAACCTAGCTACACATCTTATATAAAAGTAGCAAGCATATGAGATGGTAAGATTTTAGTGCACATAAAAAACTTCGTACCATTTGCAAACGAAGATTAGAGTACTTGTACCGAATAAAGATTAGTACTGAAATTGTACctgttttcaaaaaacataGCTTGACCTCACAGTAGTGTATTCCTCCTCCTTGGTGAAGTTCTCTACACTTGTTGCAGCTCTTTGTAAACCTAGCCCCATAACCTTCCTACACAAACACAAAATAAGGAAAAGGGGATATGGATCAAGTAGACAAAAATGAACACAAAACAAACCAGACTTTCATTGTCTCATGGTTTGCCAAACAACATCCCTTCTCATCTCATCATGAGGACCTACCTGCTCAATGCCTCAATTTTACCCTCAAGTGAGTTAAATGGCCCATAATGTTAGTTGATAGCCGCTAACAGTGGAGTACATGGCTTCAAGGGTTATGGGACAGAAATATCTAGTATCAATGTCAAGAGGAACAGACCTACATAGACAATAGTGTAGGGGGTAAATCAGGCTATTTCTATCTGAATATTACATACCCTGAAATAGTATATGAAGAGAGCCACACAGGAGAATTTAGTTCCACCACAGCTCTCTTGCATCATACTGATGTCCCATAGTCTTATCAGACCACTGAGAGAATTTGCACAACAGCCTTGCATCATCCTACTGTCCCATACTCACATCAGACCATTGAGAGAATTTGTGGTAAGCACATTTTGCAAGAGTAGCTAACTTATTCatgtggtatcagagcataAAAATGTATCATGGTTTTGTGCAACCAGAGTGGTTGttgtatgcatgtatgtagCATATATACCGAATACATTGCTTCAAGCTTTCAACAAGAAGTTATACTGTTAATTATTCCCTGTCTCTACTTATGTCTTCTTTTTGAAGAAATTCAAGTTGGGTGGTGATTGGTTGAGGTGAGGAAGCAtgtgaataaatttaaacGAAGGAATATTATGATTAGTTAGACATAAGGAGGTGGTAGAGAAATAGTAGTATTGTGAGATAGATTTAAATTCTTAAAGTAGCgatattttgagacggagggagcagGTGACAATATCTTGATGCAGTGATTGCAAGAAGTATGCATTTAAAGGAAACGGTTGCTACATGTAGAGCAATTGTGCGGCCTAGCATAGGGCGGTTCGAGAGGAGAGGTTGAGGTTGGAGTTGGAATTAATGGCGCACGTAAAACGAGAAATaccattagcatatgattaattaagtattagctattataaactataaaaatggattaatctgatttttttaaataacttttacataaacttttttagcaaAAGACGTACCGTTTGAGAAACACAGAAAAATAGATAGTTATTATACCGGATAGGCCCTCCCGAACCCGCCCACAGTCGTCTGCAACTTTAGCCCATTTTGGTTTGGAGCCATACCAAAATCTAGTTTGGTAGTGCCAACGTTTGGGCAACTTTTAGCACAACGGAATTTTGAAGTGTAAATTTGATGCTATCTAACACACAAGtgttggcaaaaaaaaaacggcaTTGTGTATTACCCACACAGAAAccaaaaaatgataataaaattatgccTTAATGAGATAGTGGAAACTACAATGTATTCAAAAATGTGAAATTCAAATGTAGTTGAGCATGCATTCTCAGGTCCCTAACAGAGCTCATACCAGAATTTACAAGTAACCATATACTCCTTAATTCTTATGGATAATTTGGTATATAACCCATTGGCACCTGTATATTTGCTAAAATAGTAGAAACATAAAGATCCACTCAGAACACAGAATAACAAATAGATGCAAGAGAATGTAGCTGAATAGTTTGGGACATGAATTCATGATAAAGTGGGTAGAACTGCGTGCATTCTGTATGTTATTCTAAGTACAACTAATCTCCAGTCAAATCATTGTACACGTAGATATATTTGCAAGCTATTCGAATGGAGCATTGCAACATTGTGATGCAATAAGAATATCTTCAACTGAGTGGCAGAGAGTGGCAGGGAAAGGTGTTTGTCGCATCACATCTCAAGCTTGCTAGCAAGGTACCAGGAATGCATGGCTAGGCTGCCGAATGCCATGATATTGGCCAAAGACGAGAGGCCGTGGATCATCCCAAACTTCTTGTTCATCGCGGCAAGGGTAGGGTTGTTCTTTGCCACCTGTACATTCTTCGACcacccgacctcctcaccgatGCTCAGGTCCCTCTCAATCTTGTgcctcttcttcatcatctgcGAGGGTCAAGCAACCAACGATTATTGCTCACTAGAAGATGTAGGGAAAGGAACCTGGTGTTGTTCCCATATGCCTTGATTCAACTAAGGCAAATGATTGTCATATATACAGCTTGATATTGCAATAAAAAAGCACTACTGCTGTTGCTGTTTCAAACAGGGTTAATCATGTGTTACCCCATGGTTACTACTGTAATACCAGGGGCCAAGGAAACATGATCATGCCTAGCTAGAGCAATAATAGTTAAAAATCATTGAATATAAAACAATGTTTTTCAAGTATAGGGCACCATGCCACTGTCAACTGTACatcaaattacaaaaaaaactgTGCCACTGTTTAGGTACAAGTAAAGTTCTTTTCATTATAACATTTAAGTGACTAACCCTATTGAATAAAATAACAGACATGCCAATCCATTCACATAGAGGTCCATGATATGGTACCAAAATTGCATATAATTATGTCCGCTAATGAAGAAAGCTCTACAGGCCAAAATAACAGACCAATAATTTTAAGAAGAAACAATTATATGATTGGTCGGTTATTTTGGTCTGAAGAATTATCTTCAATAACAGACATCATATAGCCTGTAGCCTAACTGTTCCTTGACTGATATGGTTTATTAACTGTTTAACTGATATGGTCCATTATATGATTGACACAGGCCTtaataccatatttttcacacATTATGCTGTCTTGTCATATTGCATAAGGCATaaatgcatgaaaaaaattgacttaGGGATGCACGGAACATTAGCATATCAGACAATGGCTCCAGGAGTCCAAGTTGTACCATTGTACCAATAACCAGTTGATCAATACACTACTACAGGACTATATCGCAGATACAGCTCATGTTTTATCAAAGCAATTGTATAGTCAAGAAAAAGAAGTAAAGTGAATGCTGTTCTGTTCATTCTAATGCCTAACCACACAACCAATAGTACCCAAAATCAGCTTCAAGATCAAGTAGCACACTACAGAAACTTCTAAGGACTACATGTCCAGTACTTAAAAACAAGCAGGTAATAGCCCAAATTATTAGCCCCATCGACTAGATCAGTAGTGCTAGCTTACCAGCAACCAACCAAAATAAGAACTTATGAATTAAACACCTAGGTACAAGTGAATACATATTATTGCAggcaaattattatttatgttgcttAAAGAACAAAAACAATGACTTGTTTACTATAGGATACAATCATCAACCATGACGATCATCACAGAATCATCAGTACTAAATTGACATCACATCTGCGCCTATTCTAACCAACAACCTAAATTAACACACGAGATTTCACAGGGAAGAGGAATTCATTGATGAACATTCCACATCCGTAATAAACTACCAAAATCGCATATTTAAAATgcaatttaatgaaaaaggtCTTCAATAAGATTTTTGGCATTCATAATAAATTACCAACATCGCATATTTAAAATGCAATTTAATGAAGAAAGGACTTCAAGAAGATATTTGACATTTTAATGGAGCGCTTATGTCATGGAAATTAACACATACTGACACATAATTGCCTGAAAACACTTGGCTTTATAGGCTGTAGTAAAGAGAGCTACAATGCAACTACAAGACTACAGGTTACATCTTGTTCAAGCAGTCACACAACCAACCAAAAGAATTAAAAGTGACTGATGTTCTCTCATTAGCAAAAATTACCCTTACCTAACATCCCTAACCACAGAATCAAGACCTCAAGAGTATCCAAAATTAGCTTCAACAAGTGAAGAGTAGCACAAAATAGCATCTCTCAACTCCAGAATCCACTACAGAAAGAGTAGCCTGCAACCTAAAGGCTAGAGTATAGCGTTCAGACACACAATTCCACGATTAGAATTGCTAGTATAAAACCAATTAGCAATCAAAtcaatacaagaaaaaaacttgTTAACTAGAGAATTTCTATTATTTcttgaaccttttttttattttctaattttaaaactaaatactccctccattccaaataCAAGCATTTCTagtattcaaattttgtacgaCAATATAAGCGTTTCTACACTAATTCCctgatttcaatcattccaatGATTTTAGAGCCAATCTGATGCTTAGAATGggaatctaataaaaaattaagtgacTAAAACAGAATCTTTTGACTCTTCAtagtctatgctaaacaacgtagaaatgcttatattttaagacggaTGTAGTAAGCAATAAGTCTATGACTGCCAATTTGCCATCACAAAacctaaaaacttttatagcaTCTACTTCTCTTCTACAAAATTAAGTAACTTATAGCATCTACTTCATCACAAAacctaaaaacttttatagcaTCTACTTCTCTTCTACAAAATTAAGTAACTTATAGCATCTACTTCTCTTCTGCAAAATTAAGTACTACGTAACAAACACATAGGATCTCATCCCACCCGGGGAAAAAGGACTAATCGAGGTGTCTGTAACAAACCTCGATGGTCATGGGGGTGAACACGAGCAGGTTGGAGAGGTCGAAgccgagcgcggcgaggaggaagccgAGCTGGTAGCGCTCGACGGTGGACGCCGCCTTCCAGGGGTGGAGGTaggcgaaggcggcgacggagacggcggcgcagacCGAGATGAGCATGAAGTAGGCCGGGAACATCCTCGCCTGCAGGTTCCCGAACTGGTGCCTCGGCAGATTCCTTCCAGCGCAAAACCAATCGATCAATCCCATCCGATTCATGGATCAGATTCGGAGCAGTCTCGGGTTCTTGGAAGCGAGCAAATCAAGAAactggaggaggagaggagcaggTGGTGGGTTACTTGAACATGATGATGCCGCCGATGAAGGTGGCCCAGAGGGCGGCGCCCCAGGAGGTGGCGAAGCAGAGGAGGTGGGCCACCttggcggccgtggcggcgccgccgccggagccggagcggGCGCCGAGGAGGACGTCGGGGGCGAAGACGACGCCCGCCGCGAAGAAGCACACCGCCGCCAGGAACCGCGTCGCCCACCCCATCACTGTACCACTCTCCGGTCGAGCAGGATGaaacggcggcgaggggaagcggcggccggcggcgaggaggcgtcGAGATGGGAGAGGGAAGGAGGTAGTTGGGATGAAAAAGGTTGGATTTTTATGGGAAAGAAACACCCCCTTCTAGAAGCAACCATAGTATTCTTTGTAATTTGTCAACTT from Oryza brachyantha chromosome 12, ObraRS2, whole genome shotgun sequence encodes:
- the LOC102704939 gene encoding transcription factor MYB13-like — protein: MRSAKSCNSRWNDYLRDKSGRGNFTKEEDDTIASLQQAIGNRWSIIAEYLPRRSSIEIKNYWRHLKKRVHWISNRNGRSEIVVLPNSNIGEKKMDMSWENESSTSTRSNAAGKELVRSVSNLEQLTIQEANSFNNNVPGSTNLSNEGNNCKTDGEDLGFLHDFESYSFEDMSFSDNILDEDCNLNYGGYVSGSTACLNNTTISGEGLALPRESNWSDYKYTTMLNNSTEIDGLRSRRNRAEFTACRAHP
- the LOC102718884 gene encoding transmembrane protein 205 translates to MGWATRFLAAVCFFAAGVVFAPDVLLGARSGSGGGAATAAKVAHLLCFATSWGAALWATFIGGIIMFKNLPRHQFGNLQARMFPAYFMLISVCAAVSVAAFAYLHPWKAASTVERYQLGFLLAALGFDLSNLLVFTPMTIEMMKKRHKIERDLSIGEEVGWSKNVQVAKNNPTLAAMNKKFGMIHGLSSLANIMAFGSLAMHSWYLASKLEM